The Babylonia areolata isolate BAREFJ2019XMU chromosome 2, ASM4173473v1, whole genome shotgun sequence genome segment gaaaagcaaaatcaatcagccaggacgaatcacattcagcttttgggattttcgagatgctcccctctggtcgacggtacagaagcatATGGActaaaaccaatcgcttcgccaatagcttttcccccaaagcagtcaatgtcctgtctctcgaacaaatccagtatgataaatagaattgtgcaatcaacaaccatctacctgaagatattGTCATCAGCCCCAAAGTATGCCAATGTTATAATCCTCTTACgattgcccgtgtgtgtgtgtgtgtctgtgtctgtgtccaatgTAAACTTTGATATGataattttctctggaaatgctttgtctaTCAACACCAAATTTGTGCAAATTTAGTTTAAAATTAAACTAAAGCCCAAATGTCGTGATGAAGACATGGAAAGTTAGAAACCTTGATAGATTTATAATATTaccataaaacaatgaaatgtcgAACGACGTAGGTTGCTTTAGATGGCATTGTTACGTTTCCTGCACACAACTTTCGGTTCGATGAACACTTGTTTCAGATTGCCTGCAGAAAGATGATTTGGATCGATAGCCTTCCTGTTAGTActagtcacccccacccccaaatctagcgtgttttttttttgtttgtttgtttgttgttgtgtgtttttttaccatGTGGCATCAACAGCATGGTCAACAAGACTGAAAGACGACAGAGAGGGACATGACTCAAAGGGAGactggaatggagagagagacagaaagagagacagaaagaaagagacagagagtgacagagacactgagacacacacacacacacacacacacacacacacacacacacacacagggagctcAATCTCTCACTGGAACATAACTCACCTTAtccgatgtgtttgtgtgtgtgtgtgtgtgtgtgtgtgtgtgtgtgtgtgtgtcgatgcgacagttttgtgttgacgcggttgagcatttgtatggtttgacagtcctggtgtggccctgtgcggtcagctggactatatGCAACAGTAAACAATAAACagaacacgccccccccccccccccccccccctcccacacacacccaagccccACAACCCAAGATAACATCACTTGGGTCGAAGGGGGGATTACTCACCTCTGCTTCCCCACATCCCTCAGTGGAACGGAGATAGTTAGGTCCCCTGATCACTTGATGCAGACCCCGTGGGGGTGAAGCACTGACATGGttactgtcttctttttttctgtaattttttgttattgttgttactgttgacaGAATGACTGATTGATCGGCTAACTGATGAATAATTGGTTgatcgactgattgattgattggctaattgatgattgattggttggttgccTGATTTATTAAttgatcattttattttattgtattttttaattgatttatttttcattcatttatttattatgcaTTGTTTTACTCTGTTAATTGTTATTAAATACGTCAAATATTCTTTAAACGGGTCAATGTAATTTTCACATGATCCATTTGACATGCTTAATAAACATGCCCATCAGTATCCTTTCAGTGTGTGTCTTATATTGTTTGTACCAGTTGTGAGCTGGCTGCGCGACTTCTTGGCAATGTTTTCTTCAGAGATGATGAACTGGACTTTCCCACCATCACACCAGGCCCAGTGTGCGCTGGCTGGGGCGTCATCCCGATTcgcccattcccgtttcgcctaccgtCGAATCGAGgatcccgatttgcctattcaCACTTTGCCCATTCCTTTTTCGCCTATATACTTAGTTGCGCTGTGACAGTGCGTGCACTCACGTTTGGACaagtgtcagaaaaaaaatcatactcaCTGTCTTCATTTCTGGTCCGGTCTCTGCGTTCTGGTTTCGTCACTTGATATCGGTAACTATGAAACACTGAGCAAGCAAAGCTCAGTTTATCTCACActgacttgttttgtttgtttttttaattgcttgGAACTCACTACCGTGAATGCCTTCATAAAGTTTGGCCCTGTCTCAAGACAGGTTGAGATTTATTGATGGTAAAAGCTAATGATTGTATATACGTTACAGCacgatcaaagagtaggcgaaagGGGAATAGGCGAAAGGGGAATAGGCGACaggggaataggcgaatcggacctgccCACTGGCTGGGAGACCGGGCGGTGCAGTTTCACGGCCAACAGCACACTGCACTCAcggaacaataatgataatggacataCAGCACgcttctccagaaatactgctcagtcaaagcactttacatttcgttccccgctCCCATTTCAATAGCCCCCTAATCCCCACGTCCCCAACCTACACACGGTAGTGGAAACCACTCATCCATGATGCCCTCCAGAAAACTGACGCATTCCTGCACCTGaacatgcactcagcacacacacacacactggcacacacacacgacgggaCTGCACGGACACTCGcgagcaccccgccacacacacacggcaaacggCTTCACCACAATAAAGCATGCATGCATTTTAAACCAGATCagcataaaaattttaaaaaaataaaaaaatcactgttggaaaagatgtgttttcatagCAGGCTTAAATGAGACAGAATGTCGCAAATTTTCTGGTAGTTTGTTCCTCAATGCGGGGCTTGAAAAGGAAAGAACTCTGAACCTGATGCTGCTTCTTTACAACAGGGGTTTTTGATTGTCTGatatcagaagcagaacgaagtgATGAGCTGGAATGTAGAGATAATCCGTATCAAAGAGATGGCCATGGAACACGTGTGGGAGGAATTGGTTTTCAGTGTTTCAGAAAAACTGATCAGGTAGAGCATCCATAGTTTCGACGCACGCTTTCTTTCTTCGTGAagagcatgtattgtattgtattgtattgtattgtattgtattgtattgtatcgtatcatatcgtataatattgtattgtattgaatcgtattattgtattgtagtatgtatattattttattgtattgcaacgcatcgtaccgtatcgtattgtatcgtattggagcgtatcactttaaaaaaaaaaaaaggtttctctgtgtgaaatctgggctgctttCTGCTGGTAGAGCGAgtggccacagtgcagcaccacccccttttttcctgtctgcaagtgtatctatCATGATTTACTATCAAATGGAtgtttctatagaattttgccagggacactcTCTTGTTGTcttcggttcttttacgtgcgtcaaGTGCCTGATACACACCCTAATTTCACTTCCACGGGCAGGAAAAAGCAACAGCGAAAACGTTACGATGCACACAAAAAAGTGAAGGTTTTCATTAAATGTGCGCCAAATGTCACCCAATTCTGATGTCAAAGAATTTGAGAattcttttaaaatattttattacTGTAAGTAATAACACGTTGGTTCGGTATACACTGTATACAACATTTTTATACACAAAACAAGGTGACTCATCTGCGTGTTCCTTTCACTGCACACAATTCAAACCTGAACAATGCATTCTATTTTCAATTGTAACATTCACTGAAAATTGTTATCCAGTTAACTGTTAACTAAAACTGTGGTTGCAGACCGCCTCGTTTTGAGTGGAAAAACAAAAGTTGTGACGTAGATGCTTCTACCATTTTATCATTGCCCATGTTTTCACAGCCATGATTTGGCGTCATCTTACATTTTTACATTTACATCTTCAAGTCAAATCAAATAACTTCCCGAAGACAAACACCCGGAGCAGTACCAAAGtgcactaaaaaaaaccaacaacaacaataaaaataaaacaaaataaaataaaataataaataaaactaaaacaAGCTTCACTGACTTTGACTGAAATATACAGACCCTCAACTATGGCCTCAGATTAAAAAGTGAGCATCCGCATTAATCAATGAAATGTTAGAGCTTAAACACACCCCGTCGTGTGCCATACTGCCATGATCTTATCTCCCTGACGAAGTCAATTTCGGGAAGAGTCATCATCAGGCAGTCAGTCCTGACCACCTGAAGCACGGGAGTCCTGTCTATGGCGGCCAAACTGATACTTTCTGCTCCCGGTTTTCGACAGAAGTCTTCTACTTGCTCCCGCAAAGACACGAAGGCAGCCACCTCCTTTTTAAACAACTCTCCTTCATTATCCACCTTACTTTGAAACAGTGCTTTAAAGTTCTCGTACAGTCTGTAATCCGCGGCATTGAACATTCTGTGTACGTGCTTTTGGTAAGAAGAGTAAGTAAAGTTGAGGTATGGCGTGGTGAAGACGTTGTTCTTCACGTAGAGGACATCCTCAAGTCGCCAGCCCAGCAGCCGCTTCATCAACAACATGGACTCATCAAACCGTTCCTTGATCATCACCAGGTCAAAGGTCCTCTCCAGGTAAGTGATGTACGTGTTAATGTAGCGTTTATCACTCATTCTGATAGGGTTCATGCCGAAGTCAAAGCTCATACGGTTGTGCGTGAAGGATTTAGCCATATCCTTGGGTTCATACTTGCCAGGGTTCTGCAGGTAAGAAGCAACTGGGTCCTTCCCAGGAATCCTTTTGAGATAGCCTGTCCGGTGTACGTTCCTGTAGTAGTGGAAGGCAGAGAGGAACTGTTGGAAGGGCTCTCTCACAATACCTATGAATCTGGCATGTTTGCCAAGACTGTGGCGAATTGGGGGTTCGCTAAAAACCAGGTGGTTACACAAAATGTCAAAATGAGCGGCATGACGGGGCAAAGGCATGACAGCCTGTGTCCAGCGAGGGCTCGTTTGGGACAGGGAACTGCCCCGTCTGGGCAGCATCACGTTGAGGTGACGGCTGACGGCAAAGCGATACAAGACGTTCATCACCGTGGTACTGGCTGCCTTGTGCACCTTGAGGAAAAACACGTGGCGGATTTCTTCGTTGGTATTGTTGGTCGCCTTGTCGTCCCTCTGATCTGCATCAGTCAGAAGTCGAGCGGGCAAGTCTCTGTGCTTCACCACCTCGTCTTTTAACTGCAGAACATGGCTGGCTGTGTTCCCTCCAGTTCCTTTTGGGCTTTCATGTACACTCTCCACTTCCATGACCCTGCCTCGTATTTCACGTGCATCCTCTGCCCTAGCCTTGCTGCGTCCGATGTTCATGGTTTGAGAATCGTCATAAAGGTGTTCTGCGTTGACTCTGACACCATTCTGACCGTGACTGGCAACTGCAGGGTCTTTGCCTGCCTGTTCAGACGTCTGTGGCGGCGGTCCCTTCCGTGTGTCTTGGGACTCACTGTTGCCTTTCGCGCCAGCCGGATTATCCACGTTCAAACTGGACCTCACGGCATTGTCAACGTTTAAGGCCTTACCGTTACTCACTGGAGCCTCGTGATGCTGGCTGCGTGGGGACCCTGGTGGTCGGCCTGACTTGGCTGGCCTCTGTCCAGGACAGCTACTGCCGCACCCGAGCGGACAAGAGCCCCAACAGACTGTCGCTGTATGCGTGACTATCGCTGTATGCGTGATCATCGTTCCTGTTTGTGACGTCAAGGCCAGAACCACCAGTGCGGTCATTGTCAGCAACAGCTTCTTCCTTCTGCAACATATAAGTTAATCAACCtactttatatttttgtttgtctgcctacATATCTACATACcattctgtctgcatgtctctatctgtatgtatgtcctaTATGCCCGTCTGTTTGCATTTGTTCCTTTTCTGTCGTCAATTCTTTCTCGCTAACTGTATTTCTTAGAAAGTAGTGGAAAACATGTTCATTAAATATTTTGATAGTAAGCGAATGCCTTCCAAAATGCTATAACACCAGCTAAAACAACCCAGAATGACAATCTACTGACATaaacagagaaaatgaatgataaaGGCAATGAATGGGTTTTTAAATACAGTATCAAAGTCGTTGTCACTCACACGTGGTTCCCATGATACCTACAAAGTGAATTactgtatgggaaaatcaagtaAATAATCGGTTGAGTTATTCCTGCATTTCTGGACTGGAATGGATATATTAAACGATACTCATTTTCGCTGTTGATGAAGGTCAGTGGACGAATAAACTGGCAAGAACATGTTTCAATCATTAGAGGAAAGCGCAAAATAAATATAATCTATTGTTATTCTATTTATGTGTTCTGCATATAAGTATAATGGTTTAAACATTATTATATCCATCACGTGAATAACAGATGGTTATGTTTAAAAGAATGGTCTGCATATACTGTAAACTATCTTGTAAACGTCCAGAAGGTCTATACAGTATCaaagtgcacacgcacgcacacacacacacacacacacacacacacacacacacacatatatatatatatatatatatatatatacatacatatatttatatgtggTGCACATGTCCAAAGATACACACTGAAGGAGCAAGCGCGTGAACGGGACTTCCATTATTCCCCGCCCAAaatcccctcccaacaccccaacacacatgcacgcactcacgcattaTTCTTAAAGCCACCTCTAACTGCAGCGCACCTGAACAAGAGCGTGCTGCAGCAGGCGACACGGCCAGTGAAGGGCTGACAGTCAGCGGAGGGCGGGGATCCAGGCATCTTGGTAGTGTCCACCAAGGTTACACTTCGCTCCTCTTGTCCGTTTCTCAGACGTCGTCTGGTCCTCTCGGTGCGTTTACTGATGTTGAACGGTCTGATAATCAGTGCTGGTGCTTCCTTAGCTGGGTAGAGGAAATGTCTGTGGCTGACAGGCATACACGGCGTATTTTCACGATCTACTCCTTCCCTGGAGTTGTTTTTGACAACTGCACAGGTTTTTGTTTCCATGCTTCTTCTCGAGTGGAGTTATCTATAGGTGACGCCAGTTTGCGCGAACCTGAAGTTCTCGAGCTAGGTTTTTTGCCTGAATGGCACGTGGAACCCGTTTTTCAATTGCTTCTTAGAGAGCAGACGGTGTGGTCCGAGCCTGACGTGTGCCTGAGAGTTGTCTTTTTTGATGGAAGCGATGTTGGTCGTGGATTGCAAGAACCTTTTGGCTGAGCTcggcgtcatatatatatatatatatatatatatatatatatattttttttttttttttttttttttttttaataacatacCACACTTGATATCTGGCCAATTTCCGACCACGAGGAAGAGAAAAATATACAACCGGAACAACATTTACAGCTTTAGTCATG includes the following:
- the LOC143278055 gene encoding uncharacterized protein LOC143278055, with the translated sequence METKTCAVVKNNSREGVDRENTPCMPVSHRHFLYPAKEAPALIIRPFNISKRTERTRRRLRNGQEERSVTLVDTTKMPGSPPSADCQPFTGRVACCSTLLFRRKKLLLTMTALVVLALTSQTGTMITHTAIVTHTATVCWGSCPLGCGSSCPGQRPAKSGRPPGSPRSQHHEAPVSNGKALNVDNAVRSSLNVDNPAGAKGNSESQDTRKGPPPQTSEQAGKDPAVASHGQNGVRVNAEHLYDDSQTMNIGRSKARAEDAREIRGRVMEVESVHESPKGTGGNTASHVLQLKDEVVKHRDLPARLLTDADQRDDKATNNTNEEIRHVFFLKVHKAASTTVMNVLYRFAVSRHLNVMLPRRGSSLSQTSPRWTQAVMPLPRHAAHFDILCNHLVFSEPPIRHSLGKHARFIGIVREPFQQFLSAFHYYRNVHRTGYLKRIPGKDPVASYLQNPGKYEPKDMAKSFTHNRMSFDFGMNPIRMSDKRYINTYITYLERTFDLVMIKERFDESMLLMKRLLGWRLEDVLYVKNNVFTTPYLNFTYSSYQKHVHRMFNAADYRLYENFKALFQSKVDNEGELFKKEVAAFVSLREQVEDFCRKPGAESISLAAIDRTPVLQVVRTDCLMMTLPEIDFVREIRSWQYGTRRGVFKL